One region of Quercus lobata isolate SW786 chromosome 2, ValleyOak3.0 Primary Assembly, whole genome shotgun sequence genomic DNA includes:
- the LOC115978313 gene encoding putative disease resistance RPP13-like protein 2, with protein MADSVVSFLVANFTQLLAKESELLGGLEDQVRILHDELGMINIFLQRTEGKRDDSYIKEVVSQIREVAYEIEDVFDTFIMTATKHKKRSKLRKLVYCFDQITTLHEVASKTESIKKVITDIYGDRKYDIIEIAAQSGGDAVAEDILHKHRRYMSRKMKWWASVMTRRNC; from the coding sequence ATGGCGGACAGTGTTGTGAGTTTCCTCGTAGCGAACTTTACTCAGCTGCTTGCAAAAGAATCAGAGTTACTTGGTGGGCTGGAGGATCAAGTCAGGATTCTTCACGACGAGCTGGGAATGATCAACATCTTCCTCCAAAGAACTGAGGGGAAACGAGATGACAGCTACATCAAAGAGGTAGTAAGCCAAATCAGGGAAGTTGCCTATGAGATTGAGGATGTTTTCGATACATTCATCATGACGGCCACAAAGCACAAGAAAAGAAGCAAGCTGAGGAAGCTAGTCTATTGCTTTGACCAAATAACCACGCTTCACGAGGTTGCAAGTAAGACAGAGAGCATCAAGAAAGTCATCACAGACATTTACGGCGATAGGAAGTATGACATTATTGAAATAGCAGCTCAATCAGGAGGAGATGCAGTAGCGGAGGACATATTGCACAAGCATAGGAGATATATGTCGAGGAAGATGAAGTGGTGGGCTTCAGTCATGACACGCAGAAATTGCTGA